A region from the Melanotaenia boesemani isolate fMelBoe1 chromosome 11, fMelBoe1.pri, whole genome shotgun sequence genome encodes:
- the LOC121648977 gene encoding radial spoke head 14 homolog, with translation MAAAVTDLDRAPVAFGRWAVPQLFSELQQPEAARRLPALASLCDLMHDPERLYETVNGGFLEQLKVLLQDEDPSVRRKTCELLHLLTAHSIGRRALLASSLLPPLSELLDDSSSSCRRNVLQVLNRLAELPAGAAALLTLVPKLMLTLRQEEEDEEEEELLLSTLSCCSKLNALPALASDGVSLLGHKLSHSSPNIRREAAAAMMELSVPLDGKRQVCELQVLPVLVGLLQDEDVEVQTNAAGVIMNTVIITAGKLQCLDLHVIPVLLQLLSEKQEKEEERRRRKALVLYSLRALTALAEAPVGRRLLLEQLPVLVRRSEEEDQDIQQAAQTAIGVITWTP, from the exons ATGGCAGCTGCAGTGACAGACCTGGACCGGGCTCCGGTGGCCTTCGGACGGTGGGCCGTCCCGCAGCTGTTCTCGGAGCTGCAGCAGCCGGAGGCCGCGCGCAGGCTGCCGGCTCTGGCCTCACTCTGCGACCTGATGCACGACCCGGAGCGGCTCTACGAGACCGTTAACGGAG gttttctggAGCAGCTGAAGGTTTTGTTACAGGATGAAGATCCATCAGTCAGACGAAAAACGTGCGAGCTGCTTCACCTGCTGACGGCCCACAGCATCGGCAG ACGGGCCCTGCtcgcctcctccctcctccctcctctgtcTGAGCTTCTGGACGACTCCTCATCCTCCTGCAGGAGAAACGTCCTCCAGGTTCTGAACCGCCTCGCTGAGCTGCCTGCAG GTGCAGCAGCTCTCCTAACGCTGGTTCCTAAACTGATGCTGACGctcagacaggaggaggaagatgaggaggaggaggagctgctcCTCTCCACCCTCAGCTGCTGTTCAAAGCTCAACGCTCTGCCGGCTCTGGCCTCAGACGGAGTCTCACTGCTGGGCCACAAACTCTCCCACAGCTCCCCGAACATCCGCAGAGAGGCAGCGGCGGCCATGATGGAGCTCAG TGTTCCTTTGGACGGGAAGCGACAGGTCTGTGAGCTGCAGGTCCTTCCGGTCCTGGTGGGTCTGCTGCAGGACGAAGACGTTGAGGTTCAGACCAACGCTGCAGGAGTCATCATGAACACTGTGATCATCACCGcag GTAAACTTCAGTGCCTGGACCTCCACGTCATCCCtgttctcctccagctgctgtctgagaagcaagagaaggaggaggagaggaggaggaggaaggctcTGGTCCTCTACTCCTTGCGGGCTCTGACTGCGCTGGCCGAAGCTCCGGTGGGCCGCCGCCTCCTGCTGGAGCAGCTCCCCGTGCTGGTGAGGAGGAGCGAGGAGGAGGACCAGGACATCCAGCAGGCCGCTCAGACTGCTATCGGGGTCATCACCTGGACCCCCTGA